Proteins from a genomic interval of Nitrospinota bacterium:
- a CDS encoding ParA family protein, with product MLTIAISNQKGGVGKTTTAINLGACLALSGKRTLIIDIDPQANTTSGLGLDPNAENTIYTALVEENADNGCIKPTIVDNLHVLSSDINLAAAEIELSTYANAHYRLKGILNTLRDKFDFILIDCPPALGFLTINALVASDSVLIPLQTEYFALEGLGKLMNTINRIRDSYNPSLEIEGLLFTMYDKRTSLSNQVIDEIKKNFTSHVFETVIPRNIRLSEAPSHGLPISLYDTKSKGADAYVDLAREIITRRKSYFEALKNSGLAVTEH from the coding sequence ATGCTCACCATAGCAATTTCCAATCAGAAGGGCGGGGTTGGCAAAACAACCACCGCCATCAACCTCGGCGCTTGCCTCGCCTTGTCGGGAAAAAGAACCCTCATCATAGATATCGACCCGCAGGCAAATACAACCTCTGGCCTGGGCCTTGATCCAAACGCGGAAAACACCATTTATACCGCCCTTGTCGAAGAAAATGCCGACAACGGCTGCATCAAGCCGACCATCGTGGACAACCTCCATGTCCTCTCTTCGGATATCAACCTCGCCGCGGCGGAGATCGAGCTTTCCACCTACGCAAACGCCCACTACCGCCTGAAGGGGATACTCAATACCCTGCGGGACAAATTCGATTTTATCCTTATAGACTGTCCGCCGGCGCTCGGCTTCCTTACCATCAACGCGCTGGTAGCCTCCGATTCCGTTCTCATCCCGCTGCAGACGGAGTACTTCGCGCTTGAAGGTCTTGGCAAATTGATGAATACTATCAATAGGATACGCGATTCTTACAACCCGTCGCTGGAGATAGAGGGGCTGCTTTTCACCATGTATGACAAGCGGACTTCGCTTTCCAACCAGGTGATTGACGAAATAAAGAAGAATTTCACCAGCCATGTTTTTGAAACTGTGATTCCCCGGAACATCAGGCTTTCCGAGGCGCCCAGCCACGGCCTGCCGATTTCACTCTACGATACGAAATCAAAAGGCGCCGATGCCTATGTTGATCTCGCGCGGGAGATCATCACCCGCAGAAAAAGCTATTTCGAAGCGCTGAAAAACAGCGGCCTCGCCGTAACGGAGCATTAA